The stretch of DNA AGACGTTACGAGAGGAGGGGGCCGTCTCGAAGGAGGTGTTAAAGGCAGAGGTGGACGTCGTGCGAACGACGCTGCAACGGACCCTGACGGGACTGGCGGAACGGGGGCTGATCCGCGAGCGCGAGCGGCGATACGAACTCACGTCGGCCGGCACCCTCGCGACGGCGGGCGTCGAAACGGCGCTGGAACGGGTCGGCGCGGCGGTTCGTTTGCGACCGGTGCTCGAGCAACTGCCGGGGGAGGCGCTCGAGTTCGATCTGACGAGGCTGGACGACGCGACGGTCGTCGAGTCGACGACGGTGAACCCGTACGCGCCGGTCGAGCACCACGCGGCGAGCCTCGCCGACGCGGACCGCGCCCGACTGTTGCTCCCGACCATCAGCGCGAAACCGATCGAGACGGCCCGCGATGCCATCGAATCGGGGGCGGTCTTCGAGCTGATCGTCACGGAGTCAGTCGCGGAGACGTTGCGGACTGGGTCGCCGACCGCGGAGGCGTTCGCACCCGTCACGGCCACCGACGCGATCACCGTTTCCGTGACCGACGACGTCGTTCCGTTCTACCTGGGAATCGTCGACGCTGCCGTCCAGATCGGCGTGACCGACGACAGCGGACTGCCGACGGCACTCCTCGAGTCGACGGATGCGGCGCTCAGAACGTGGGCGATCGATCGGTTCGACGCGTTCGACCGGCGATCGACGGCCGTCGAATTCGGTCGGTAGTCCCGTCGGAGCGACGGTCGAACCCGTTCGCATGAGCGGATACGGGGGCGTGTGCGGGCTCTACACGCCGTGCACAGCGTGCACACGCTGTGCGGAATACACTGATACTGCTCCGAAACGGTGCTCTGCATGCGGTAGGTGGTGACCCGCGACTGCGCTGGGGCGTACCGACGACGGCCGGCGGATGGGGTGGGGGACCCAACGACCGACCACTGTCAGGTCGTCGATTCCCGGTTGCGACACGGAACCGGGATTCGTTTTCACCGGTCACGAGGCCGATCCGACTCGAAACGGGAGCTGA from Natrinema salaciae encodes:
- a CDS encoding helix-turn-helix transcriptional regulator codes for the protein MSDRTGDAIETLEYVLRSPSRVRVLETLREEGAVSKEVLKAEVDVVRTTLQRTLTGLAERGLIRERERRYELTSAGTLATAGVETALERVGAAVRLRPVLEQLPGEALEFDLTRLDDATVVESTTVNPYAPVEHHAASLADADRARLLLPTISAKPIETARDAIESGAVFELIVTESVAETLRTGSPTAEAFAPVTATDAITVSVTDDVVPFYLGIVDAAVQIGVTDDSGLPTALLESTDAALRTWAIDRFDAFDRRSTAVEFGR